From Anopheles coluzzii chromosome 3, AcolN3, whole genome shotgun sequence, the proteins below share one genomic window:
- the LOC120959732 gene encoding luciferin sulfotransferase-like isoform X1, with the protein MFTVKPLETPLAKAVEAPMHGSTVEVHLNDGSYLPTGEKPRKPTHCVLTPKFVTQAERIHHLTVYEDDVWILSFPKCGTTWTQEMVWLISHDLDYRTASEVNLLDRSVFLEFSAFVLNYPGDTIEQVEKATRPRHIQCHLPIALLPKQIWTVRPKLIYCARNPKDASVSFFHHYRHLHGYRGTMPDFLDALLTDQILFGPQIPHTLDYWHVRREMNILFLHFEEMKTNMGDVLRRVCRYFGKSYSDQQLATLENHLSFDVMKNNKSANNSCVLELVESLSGKKVENFQFMRKGKIGSHTEELSEEYIKRFEEYITKHLEGSDFRFK; encoded by the exons ATGTTCACGGTCAAACCTTTGGAGACGCCTTTGGCCAAAGCTGTGGAGGCACCGATGCACGGCAGCACGGTTGAGGTGCACCTGAACGATGGCAGCTATCTTCCGACCGGCGAAAAGCCTCGCAAACCAACGCACTGCGTACTGACGCCGAAGTTTGTTACGCAAGCGGAACGCATTCACCACTTGACGGTGTACGAGGATGACGTTTGGATATTGAGCTTCCCCAAGTGTGGAACCACCTGGACGCAGGAGATGGTGTGGCTGATCAGCCACGATCTGGACTACCGGACAGCGTCCGAGGTGAACCTGCTCGATCGTTCGGTATTCCTCGA GTTTTCTGCTTTCGTGCTAAACTACCCCGGCGATACGATCGAGCAGGTGGAAAAGGCAACCCGTCCGCGACACATCCAGTGCCATCTGCCGATCGCACTACTGCCCAAACAGATCTGGACCGTACGGCCGAAGCTCATCTACTGTGCCCGCAATCCGAAGGATGCTTCGGTAAGCTTTTTCCACCACTATCGCCATCTGCACGGTTATCGCGGGACCATGCCGGACTTTCTTGATGCCCTCCTAACCGATCAGATACTGTTCGGACCGCAGATACCGCATACGCTCGACTATTGGCACGTTCGGCGAGAGATGAACATATTGTTCCTTCACTTTGAAGAGATGAAAACG AACATGGGGGATGTACTACGTCGTGTTTGCAGATACTTTGGTAAATCGTACTCCGACCAACAGCTGGCCACATTGGAAAATCATCTCTCGTTCGACGTTATGAAGA acAACAAATCTGCAAACAACTCATGCGTTTTGGAGCTGGTAGAATCACTCTCCGGCAAAAAGGTGGAGAATTTTCA ATTTATGCGCAAAGGAAAGATCGGTTCACATACTGAAGAATTGTCTGAAGAGTACATAAAACGGTTTGAGGAATACATCACGAAACATCTTGAAGGAAGCGATTTTCGATTCAAATAG
- the LOC120959732 gene encoding luciferin sulfotransferase-like isoform X2, translating to MFTVKPLETPLAKAVEAPMHGSTVEVHLNDGSYLPTGEKPRKPTHCVLTPKFVTQAERIHHLTVYEDDVWILSFPKCGTTWTQEMVWLISHDLDYRTASEVNLLDRSVFLEFSAFVLNYPGDTIEQVEKATRPRHIQCHLPIALLPKQIWTVRPKLIYCARNPKDASVSFFHHYRHLHGYRGTMPDFLDALLTDQILFGPQIPHTLDYWHVRREMNILFLHFEEMKTNMGDVLRRVCRYFGKSYSDQQLATLENHLSFDVMKNNKSANNSCVLELVESLSGKKIYAQRKDRFTY from the exons ATGTTCACGGTCAAACCTTTGGAGACGCCTTTGGCCAAAGCTGTGGAGGCACCGATGCACGGCAGCACGGTTGAGGTGCACCTGAACGATGGCAGCTATCTTCCGACCGGCGAAAAGCCTCGCAAACCAACGCACTGCGTACTGACGCCGAAGTTTGTTACGCAAGCGGAACGCATTCACCACTTGACGGTGTACGAGGATGACGTTTGGATATTGAGCTTCCCCAAGTGTGGAACCACCTGGACGCAGGAGATGGTGTGGCTGATCAGCCACGATCTGGACTACCGGACAGCGTCCGAGGTGAACCTGCTCGATCGTTCGGTATTCCTCGA GTTTTCTGCTTTCGTGCTAAACTACCCCGGCGATACGATCGAGCAGGTGGAAAAGGCAACCCGTCCGCGACACATCCAGTGCCATCTGCCGATCGCACTACTGCCCAAACAGATCTGGACCGTACGGCCGAAGCTCATCTACTGTGCCCGCAATCCGAAGGATGCTTCGGTAAGCTTTTTCCACCACTATCGCCATCTGCACGGTTATCGCGGGACCATGCCGGACTTTCTTGATGCCCTCCTAACCGATCAGATACTGTTCGGACCGCAGATACCGCATACGCTCGACTATTGGCACGTTCGGCGAGAGATGAACATATTGTTCCTTCACTTTGAAGAGATGAAAACG AACATGGGGGATGTACTACGTCGTGTTTGCAGATACTTTGGTAAATCGTACTCCGACCAACAGCTGGCCACATTGGAAAATCATCTCTCGTTCGACGTTATGAAGA acAACAAATCTGCAAACAACTCATGCGTTTTGGAGCTGGTAGAATCACTCTCCGGCAAAAAG ATTTATGCGCAAAGGAAAGATCGGTTCACATACTGA
- the LOC120959732 gene encoding luciferin sulfotransferase-like isoform X4 — protein MFTVKPLETPLAKAVEAPMHGSTVEVHLNDGSYLPTGEKPRKPTHCVLTPKFVTQAERIHHLTVYEDDVWILSFPKCGTTWTQEMVWLISHDLDYRTASEVNLLDRSVFLEFSAFVLNYPGDTIEQVEKATRPRHIQCHLPIALLPKQIWTVRPKLIYCARNPKDASVSFFHHYRHLHGYRGTMPDFLDALLTDQILFGPQIPHTLDYWHVRREMNILFLHFEEMKTKCFTLPEHGGCTTSCLQILW, from the exons ATGTTCACGGTCAAACCTTTGGAGACGCCTTTGGCCAAAGCTGTGGAGGCACCGATGCACGGCAGCACGGTTGAGGTGCACCTGAACGATGGCAGCTATCTTCCGACCGGCGAAAAGCCTCGCAAACCAACGCACTGCGTACTGACGCCGAAGTTTGTTACGCAAGCGGAACGCATTCACCACTTGACGGTGTACGAGGATGACGTTTGGATATTGAGCTTCCCCAAGTGTGGAACCACCTGGACGCAGGAGATGGTGTGGCTGATCAGCCACGATCTGGACTACCGGACAGCGTCCGAGGTGAACCTGCTCGATCGTTCGGTATTCCTCGA GTTTTCTGCTTTCGTGCTAAACTACCCCGGCGATACGATCGAGCAGGTGGAAAAGGCAACCCGTCCGCGACACATCCAGTGCCATCTGCCGATCGCACTACTGCCCAAACAGATCTGGACCGTACGGCCGAAGCTCATCTACTGTGCCCGCAATCCGAAGGATGCTTCGGTAAGCTTTTTCCACCACTATCGCCATCTGCACGGTTATCGCGGGACCATGCCGGACTTTCTTGATGCCCTCCTAACCGATCAGATACTGTTCGGACCGCAGATACCGCATACGCTCGACTATTGGCACGTTCGGCGAGAGATGAACATATTGTTCCTTCACTTTGAAGAGATGAAAACG AAATGTTTTACACTTCCAGAACATGGGGGATGTACTACGTCGTGTTTGCAGATACTTTGGTAA
- the LOC120959729 gene encoding luciferin sulfotransferase-like, with amino-acid sequence MATFTYKPLTTELARAVQVPTNGPLVEVHLNDTSNLPKGDGSRTGAAPAHCVLNEHYKLFAERIRNLTVYEDDLWIVTAPKCGTTWTQEMIWLLDNALDYQRAVEINLIHRSIFIEFSALVPGFDQNTIALVEQMQRPRHIKSHLPMALLPQQLWTVRPRIVYCARNPKDMVTSFYHHYRHMHGYTGLKDTFFEAILHDLVMFQPQIPHTLDFWALRNEPNVLFLHFEEMKRNMAAVLKRACEFLGKSYSQEELQRLEQHLSFEVMKTNDSANNSILLKLMKSISATDDNKDSFQFMRKGMVGSHREELSSEYIEKLNAYIGRQLRGSSFKFHE; translated from the exons ATGGCTACATTCACGTACAAACCACTCACAACCGAGCTAGCGCGAGCGGTCCAGGTACCAACCAACGGTCCCCTGGTAGAAGTGCATCTAAACGACACGTCCAACCTTCCCAAAGGCGATGGAAGCCGAACAGGGGCTGCACCGGCTCACTGCGTGCTGAATGAACACTACAAACTGTTTGCCGAGCGCATCCGGAACCTCACCGTGTACGAGGACGACTTGTGGATCGTAACGGCACCGAAATGTGGCACCACCTGGACCCAGGAAATGATATGGCTGCTCGATAACGCGCTGGACTATCAACGCGCCGTAGAGATCAATCTAATTCATCGATCCATTTTTATCGA ATTCTCTGCTCTAGTGCCCGGGTTCGACCAAAACACGATCGCGCTGGTGGAGCAGATGCAGCGTCCGCGGCACATTAAAAGCCACCTGCCAATGGCACTGCTGCCGCAGCAACTGTGGACCGTTCGGCCGCGGATAGTGTACTGCGCGCGGAATCCGAAAGACATGGTGACCAGTTTCTACCACCATTATCGCCATATGCACGGGTACACCGGGCTCAAGGATACCTTTTTTGAGGCAATACTGCACGATCTCGTTATGTTTCAGCCACAGATACCGCACACGCTAGACTTTTGGGCGTTACGCAACGAGCCGAACGTTCTGTTCCTGCATTTCGAAGAGATGAAGCGG AATATGGCTGCGGTGCTGAAGCGAGCATGCGAATTTCTTGGAAAATCATACTCGCAGGAAGAACTACAGCGTCTGGAGCAGCACTTATCGTTTGAGGTCATGAAAA CTAACGATTCTGCCAATAATTCTATACTGTTGAAGCTGATGAAATCTATTTCGGCAACGGACGACAACAAGGACAGCTTTCA GTTCATGAGAAAAGGAATGGTAGGCTCCCACCGGGAAGAACTGTCCAGCGAATACATCGAAAAGCTGAACGCCTATATTGGACGCCAGTTACGAGGAAGCAGCTTTAAATTCCatgagtaa
- the LOC120959726 gene encoding uncharacterized protein LOC120959726 isoform X2 encodes MRHASVWMCILLTFYNLQATTLAAIVPPPWSDPNKNPCASQPGGWQLLYWPPLKRCFKIFQLGYPCPDTMELSPVGAGSTGLGSTAECRCPPGTAQSPLTKKCHKLFERGPCDFGQYFAPIADSAGRSAIPKQRWGVCKSTEICDSGMIYWPQDNKCYQIHTKGPCPKGKLISLDNNGIARCKCENEGDLSNYFHEDTETCHEFFTKGPCLGTGELFLPSRKCACHERLPHYHNETNQCYELGTIGPCPFGHTFIVADSKRQSDGPSSGLKAECRCKDGYVQWKDGYCYKLYTQGPCEFGSFVTEQNVCTPNPCEKGRLYFPQEKTCYRIGAQGPCSLHQVVIFDFTSRPSLDGISYNGMCGCSGVISNLDQSCTDEADQIPQSACDSTPDMVEVNRQCFKLYTRGPCGPGQWLEPKKIPTRIRSAACVCRPGYTPYEQPLANGVIGCQAPSVGIARWFMSLLGFGTSDSDEY; translated from the exons ATGAGGCATGCATCCGTATGGATGTGTATCCTGCTGACATTCTACAACCTGCAAGCGACGACGCTAGCCGCCATCGTGCCGCCGCCATGGAGCGACCCGAACAAGAACCCCTGCGCTAGCCAGCCGGGCGGCTGGCAGCTGCTCTACTGGCCGCCGCTCAAGCGCTGCTTCAAGATCTTCCAGCTCGGCTACCCGTGCCCGGACACGATGGAGCTCAGCCCGGTCGGGGCCGGCTCGACCGGGCTCGGTTCCACCGCCGAGTGTCGCTGTCCGCCCGGTACCGCCCAGTCGCCCCTCACCAAAAAGTGCCACAAACTGTTCGAGCGCGGTCCGTGCGACTTTGGCCAGTACTTTGCACCGATCGCCGATTCGGCGGGAAGGAGTGCCAT ACCGAAACAACGCTGGGGTGTCTGCAAGTCGACGGAAATCTGTGACAGCGGTATGATCTACTGGCCGCAGGACAACAAATGCTACCAGATACACACCAAAGGACCCTGCCCGAAGGGGAAGCTTATCAGTCTAGATAACAACGGAATCGCACGCTGCAAG tgcgAAAATGAGGGCGATCTGAGCAACTACTTCCACGAGGATACCGAAACTTGCCATGAGTTTTTCACCAAAGGGCCCTGCCTCGGTACGGGTGAGCTGTTCCTTCCCTCGCGCAAGTGCGCCTGCCACGAGCGGTTGCCCCACTACCACAACGAAACCAACCAGTGCTACGAGCTGGGCACGATAGGGCCGTGCCCGTTCGGGCACACGTTCATCGTCGCGGATAGCAAGCGCCAGTCGGACGGGCCGAGCAGCGGGCTGAAGGCGGAGTGCCGCTGCAAGGACGGGTACGTCCAGTGGAAGGACGGCTACTGCTACAAGCTCTACACGCAGGGGCCGTGCGAGTTCGGTTCGTTCGTAACCGAGCAGAACGTGTGCACGCCCAACCCGTGCGAAAAGGGGCGGCTGTACTTTCCGCAGGAGAAAACGTGCTACCGCATCGGTGCGCAGGGACCGTGCAGCCTGCACCAGGTGGTCATCTTTGACTTTACCTCCCGCCCGTCGCTGGACGGCATCTCGTACAATGGGATGTGCGGCTGCTCGGGCGTCATCTCGAACCTGGACCAATCGTGCACGGACGAGGCGGACCAGATACCGCAGAGTGCCTGCGACAGCACGCCCGACATGGTCGAGGTCAACCGGCAGTGCTTCAAGCTGTACACGCGGGGACCGTGCGGCCCGGGTCAGTGGCTGGAGCCGAAGAAGATACCAACGCGCATCAGGTCGGCGGCGTGCGTCTGCCGGCCGGGCTACACGCCGTACGAGCAGCCGCTGGCCAACGGAGTGATCGGTTGTCAGGCGCCCAGCGTCGGCATTGCCAG GTGGTTCATGAGCTTGCTTGGCTTTGGCACATCCGACTCGGACGAGTACTGA
- the LOC120959726 gene encoding uncharacterized protein LOC120959726 isoform X1 translates to MRHASVWMCILLTFYNLQATTLAAIVPPPWSDPNKNPCASQPGGWQLLYWPPLKRCFKIFQLGYPCPDTMELSPVGAGSTGLGSTAECRCPPGTAQSPLTKKCHKLFERGPCDFGQYFAPIADSAGRSAIPKQRWGVCKSTEICDSGMIYWPQDNKCYQIHTKGPCPKGKLISLDNNGIARCKCENEGDLSNYFHEDTETCHEFFTKGPCLGTGELFLPSRKCACHERLPHYHNETNQCYELGTIGPCPFGHTFIVADSKRQSDGPSSGLKAECRCKDGYVQWKDGYCYKLYTQGPCEFGSFVTEQNVCTPNPCEKGRLYFPQEKTCYRIGAQGPCSLHQVVIFDFTSRPSLDGISYNGMCGCSGVISNLDQSCTDEADQIPQSACDSTPDMVEVNRQCFKLYTRGPCGPGQWLEPKKIPTRIRSAACVCRPGYTPYEQPLANGVIGCQAPSVGIARYLNERRHLHSRAPGNLTLPLS, encoded by the exons ATGAGGCATGCATCCGTATGGATGTGTATCCTGCTGACATTCTACAACCTGCAAGCGACGACGCTAGCCGCCATCGTGCCGCCGCCATGGAGCGACCCGAACAAGAACCCCTGCGCTAGCCAGCCGGGCGGCTGGCAGCTGCTCTACTGGCCGCCGCTCAAGCGCTGCTTCAAGATCTTCCAGCTCGGCTACCCGTGCCCGGACACGATGGAGCTCAGCCCGGTCGGGGCCGGCTCGACCGGGCTCGGTTCCACCGCCGAGTGTCGCTGTCCGCCCGGTACCGCCCAGTCGCCCCTCACCAAAAAGTGCCACAAACTGTTCGAGCGCGGTCCGTGCGACTTTGGCCAGTACTTTGCACCGATCGCCGATTCGGCGGGAAGGAGTGCCAT ACCGAAACAACGCTGGGGTGTCTGCAAGTCGACGGAAATCTGTGACAGCGGTATGATCTACTGGCCGCAGGACAACAAATGCTACCAGATACACACCAAAGGACCCTGCCCGAAGGGGAAGCTTATCAGTCTAGATAACAACGGAATCGCACGCTGCAAG tgcgAAAATGAGGGCGATCTGAGCAACTACTTCCACGAGGATACCGAAACTTGCCATGAGTTTTTCACCAAAGGGCCCTGCCTCGGTACGGGTGAGCTGTTCCTTCCCTCGCGCAAGTGCGCCTGCCACGAGCGGTTGCCCCACTACCACAACGAAACCAACCAGTGCTACGAGCTGGGCACGATAGGGCCGTGCCCGTTCGGGCACACGTTCATCGTCGCGGATAGCAAGCGCCAGTCGGACGGGCCGAGCAGCGGGCTGAAGGCGGAGTGCCGCTGCAAGGACGGGTACGTCCAGTGGAAGGACGGCTACTGCTACAAGCTCTACACGCAGGGGCCGTGCGAGTTCGGTTCGTTCGTAACCGAGCAGAACGTGTGCACGCCCAACCCGTGCGAAAAGGGGCGGCTGTACTTTCCGCAGGAGAAAACGTGCTACCGCATCGGTGCGCAGGGACCGTGCAGCCTGCACCAGGTGGTCATCTTTGACTTTACCTCCCGCCCGTCGCTGGACGGCATCTCGTACAATGGGATGTGCGGCTGCTCGGGCGTCATCTCGAACCTGGACCAATCGTGCACGGACGAGGCGGACCAGATACCGCAGAGTGCCTGCGACAGCACGCCCGACATGGTCGAGGTCAACCGGCAGTGCTTCAAGCTGTACACGCGGGGACCGTGCGGCCCGGGTCAGTGGCTGGAGCCGAAGAAGATACCAACGCGCATCAGGTCGGCGGCGTGCGTCTGCCGGCCGGGCTACACGCCGTACGAGCAGCCGCTGGCCAACGGAGTGATCGGTTGTCAGGCGCCCAGCGTCGGCATTGCCAGGTACTTGAACGAACGGCGCCATCTACACTCCCGCGCACCCGGCAACCTAACACTTCCACTGTCCTAA